The sequence below is a genomic window from Saccopteryx leptura isolate mSacLep1 chromosome 3, mSacLep1_pri_phased_curated, whole genome shotgun sequence.
cctggtgggcagagtgtcgcccctggtgggcgtgccgggtggatcccggtcgggcgcatgcgggagtctgtctgactgtctctccccatttccagcttcagaaaaatacatacatacatacatacatacatacatacatacatacatacatacatacataaataaataaataaataaataaataaataaatagaacgaactggccctggacagatagcttggtAGGTAAGAGTGTCaccctgatatgcaaaggtttcAGGTTCGTGACATGTGACCACAGTCACTTGGCAATCACAAACATCTTTTTCAGAAACACAAAATTTTGGGTCTTCTCTACAAACAACCTAGACGCACTTTGTCTCTGGGGATGCACTTGTCTTACCTGAAAGTCACAGGGGAAATTCTGCCCATGAGGGCGTACGCTGTGACGCTCTGCAGGTGGAACAGCACGCCGtccatcagcagcagcagcacgacGTCCTGGGTGTAACTGAAGCTCTTCCCGCTCCTCCCGATCACTGGCAAGTCCTGCGGGCCAGAACAGAAACGCGTCCTACATGCCCATCTTCCTCATACGGTCCCCCAGAAAGATGGTGCCACATGTTTCCCGGGATCTGGGCCAATGAGCTGGCACTGAGGGGCCCTCTGAAAACAGCCTTGTAGGGTGGCAGCTGAACAGCTCCAACCAAGATCTTaaacgcgcacacacacacacacacacacacacacacacacacagggccgGCCAGTGTGCACTCAACAGGAAGCTCAGCATCACTGATCACCAAGGAAATGCAACTCAAACCACAGTGAGACACATCATGCCCACCAGGATggctactataaaaataaaaaaaagaaagaaagcctgattggcagtggtgcagtagttagagcattcacctgggacactgaggtcccaggttcaaaaccccaaggtcaccagcttgagcacagactcatcaaCATGGTCcatatggtcgctggcttgagcaagggctcggTCActgggagcccccaggtcaaggcatgtatgagaagtaatcaatgaacaactaaaacgaagcaactacaagttgatgcttctcatctctctccctccctcttaaaaataaataaataaataagcctaaAAAGcaaaatcgccctggccggttggctcagcggtagagcgtcggcctagcgtgtggaggacccaggttcgattcccggccagggcacacaggagaagcgcccatttgcttctccacccctccgccgcgccttcctctctgtctctctcttcccctcccgcagccaaggctccattggagcaaaagatggcccgggcgctggggatggctctgtggcctctgcctcaggcgctagagtggctctggtcgcaacatggcgacgcccaggatgggcagagcatcgccctctggtgggcagagcttcgcctctggtgggcgtgccgggtggatcccggtcaggcgcatgcgggagtctgtctgactgtctctccctgtttccagcttcagaaaaatgcaaaaaaaaaaaaaaaaaaagcaaaatcacaTGAGAAATTCAGGAAACTTCCACAGCTGCGGAATGGCCTCAGTGGGCACAAACCCATCTTAGAGACCCACACAGGCCTGGGTTCTACTTTCTGTCCCTTCTCAGAGGCACATCACTGACACTGGGCCCATTTCAGCAAAGCAGGACACCGAGACACCCACATGACCTGCAATGGTAACGCACTCCACACCCAGATCACTAGAGACAAATGCAGCTTAAGTGCCAGGGAGCACCCGCTGCTGAAACTCACCATGAAGAAGATCCAGGCGGGAACCAGCATGACCACGGCTGAGGCACTGGTGTAGAACTGCAGCTCAGCGGCcctgtggggacagtgtgggtgCCTGAGCCTCCGCCTGGACTCATGGTGAGAACCACCAAAACCCCCGAGCAGACCAACAAGGAAGGGATGACTCCCCTAGAATGACAAGGAAGGTTGCGTGCACCCAAGCTGACCTCTGCACGCCACAGGAGCGAAAAGCAGTCCTTCAGCTGGCTCCATGGGCAAAGGGGGGTTTTCCTCCCAAGTGTCAGCAGGGCAGTTTTAAAGGCCTACACCAGAGTGGGAGGCACCAGGTCTCCGGGCATACCGCATCCTCTTGGCCTAGGTGGTGGTGATACTTACGAGAACCGGTACTTGTCCCCGCTGAGGAGCTTTTTTGAAAACACGTTTTGCAAACTGgaatagagaaaagaagaggttCCTGTCCATCCAGGAAGTTAGTATGGAACCTCAAATCAACGTTCCTAAATGTCCCTCCTGAAGAGTGATGATGGTAGCAGCACCTTGGGGGCAGCCACTGCTGTCTCTGTGAGCCAGGCGCATGTGGGTGTTCCCTGGGGATCGCTTCGCTGCGAGAGAGCACTATGCCTGTCCCCCTTTTACAGATGGGTACACCGAGGCACTCAGGCTGAGAGATGTGCTCACAGGTGTTAGAGGATCCAAAGTCCCTGCTGTAAGCACTGCACAAAATCCCACTCTGAACCAAGAGCTCCCTGAAATCTGCATCTGCCACTGCGGGGCACCCAGCATAAGAGCCTGTGAACACAACAGCAGTCTAAGCCCACGAAGACCCCGGAAGATTAAGGATAAACTCCCAAACAAGACAGATGATCTGGGAAACACACAGCCAAAGAGAAAGCTAGGTAGTGGCCCCGTCCCCAAGACCCACAGGGCTGGCACTCGGCTAATGACACTGCTCTCTGCACTCCAGAAGCAGCAGATTGTTTTGCTTTAATGCAAAAGTCCAGGCGAGCCCTGGtgggataactcagttggttaaagcatcactccaatagctctaaccaaccaagctatccggccagcaCTCTAGCatgtttttttcagaaaaagtgaCCTCACTGGGGCACCAACTGTTTTTGCTATTTAGGAAAAGGCAGCACCAGGTGCACGTTGTTTTGAACCGCGGGAAGGAAGTCCAAGTTGCTCTGGATTTAAACAGCCAGCACCCAGATGAGGAGAAGCAGGCAGAGCTTCTTGAGCTCACAGCGTGTCCGCACCTCGCCCGGGACTCACCAGTCCATGATGTTGGTGGACAGCGCAGCCGAAAACCCCAGGATGTTGAAGCTCATCTCAGTGGCCGTGCACAGCGCCAGGCCTCCCATAACAGGGACAAGGGATAGGTTGACCAATAGCCCTGAAAAGGACGGAACGGACAGGAGGAGCCTGGCTGTGACTAGTCCGTCCAGCGCGGACGCTGTTCTCAGAGCCACGGCTGCTTTCTCCCTTCTTAGGAGAGCGGTAGGCTTTCACCTCAATTCAGAAGCAATGCCCACCGGATTCTTTgtgcaggagggaggcagaggaataAGAGCCCACTCCTCTCAAAACCAGAACACCCCTGCCCCCATGGTGGTCTCTGCTAGGCCTAGGGCAACACCTGGGGCTCCAGAGTCCTCACTGCCCAATGAGGACAGGGAGTGAGGGGCTCCCTGTATTAAAAAGGGGAAAGTTGGGGTGAGGGGTGCATTTCAATGCCTGTGTGTGGAGACCTCCACGAGTAACCACACAGAGTTTGTTCCCAATTCATTCTGAAATCTAACAAAACACCTTCACGTGAAGGGTCAAACAATCCACTCGATGCAGGGAAGACCACATTCCCTGGGAAGGGTGCCTGGACTTCGGTTTCAGAGGCAGCATCCAGTTTGTTCTGAGATTCAGCGTGGACCAGGGTACAAGCCCTGCATAGTTAGCAAGAAGGAAGTGAAGCACAGCCCTCAAACGACCCACATCAACCTCACATGGCCATGGTCATGTCCTCTCCTCGTCCTATGGCAGTGCTGCCTGGAGTGAGATTCAAGTTCTTCAGGGAGCAGTCAAATGGCACACAGGCCCCACATGGTCACCAGGCCGAGAGCTTACGGAGGGAGCCCGGTGTCAGGGACCTGTCTCCGCCTCTGCTCTGCCTGGGAGCTCTGCTGCATGACGGACAGCATGTACGAAAACACGAGAGCACAGGAACCTGTGTATGTGCCCCATTCTCCAGGAGGACCTGTTCTGGGTGTGGGGTGCAGGCCGGGGCGGCAGACAACTTCACCCCAAGGCCATCCGTGAAATTGCTCTGCCAGATGCCAGGTGCCACTCAAGAATGGCTAAGGGCTTTGTGGGGAGGTGCCTCTCATCCAGTCACTTCTGTAGCCGTCTTCGGTGCTGCAACCTCGGTTATTCTCCAGCGCCTCCCGACGGACCCCTCTTGCCTAAATCCCATCAAaactttctctttgttctcaacAAGACAGCTGGTTTGTGGTTTGTGACAAGCTTGTCCCCCCAACTGGAAGCCAGatcttgctgggtttttttgttttttgtttttttttaatttttattttatttatttattttagagagagggagagaaagagagggagagagacaggggggaggagctggaagcatcaactcccatgtgtgccttgaccaggcaagcccagggtttcgaaccggcgacctcagcatttccaggtcgacgctttatccactgcgccaccacaggtcaggccagatcttGCTGTTTTAAAGTCACtggaaatgagcctgaccaggtggtggtgcagtggatagagcatcagactgggacgtggaggtcccaggttcgaaaccctgaggttgctggtttgagtgcaggctcaccaacttgagcacagggttgctagcttgagtgtgggatcacagatatgaccccatggtcgctggcttgagcaaggggtcacttgctctgctgtagcccccctacccccatcaaggcacatatgagaaaataataaaaaaaaaaaaaaaaaaagaaaataatcaatgaacaactaaggtgccgcaacaaagaattgatgtttctcatctctctgcctttctgtctgtccctatctgtccctctctctgtcaaaaaaaaaaaaaagtcactggaaACGAGCATTTTTCTGGGGCTGAGCAGTCAGGCTCACACTTCAGTTTGACTGGTTTTATCATCAGGAAAAGCCCAGTTGTGTCCTTGACCCCTCAGTGGCTCCTCTGGCCTTGAGGCAGGTCCTAGTCTTATCTTTAGATCTCGCTCCTTCTGAATGAAAGCAAACCTGTCCCTGTGTCAGTCCCTCTCAGATGAAAGCTGTGGCACTGTACTGCACCTCCCGCACCTGGAACCACAGAGGGTGCTGGCTAGAAAATGGGCATGTGTGTAACATGCAGGTGGCAGCAAACTGCCTGTCATTAAGGTCTGGAGATACGGACTTCAGTCTGAGCTCCTTGGCCTTGAGGAGAACGGCGGGCAGTGAAAAGCAGTAGAGAGCACCTGGTGGGTGGGGAAGGACTCAGGAGGCGGGGGCTCCACGGGTGAAGTGAGCTCCAGGGCTGCACCACCTTGCAGGGCGGAAGGCAGTCAACCTTCCTGGAATGAGTGATGGcaccaaggtcacctgcttgtcATTCTCCCCCTACTCAACCCCCCTTGACCTCTGCACATGCCAGCAGCCCCAGGACAGAGGGGAAGACACCCCACTGAAGTAGGAGGGAGCCCCAGTGCCCTCCAGCCGGGCACAGAGGGGGCACAGGGAGGGTGGCTGGCTGGGGACGAGCTAGGGACCCAGGGAGGACCGCTCACCCGTGTACTCCCCCAGGATCATCCGGGACATAATCACAGTGAAAATGGGGGCGGAGCTCTTCACCGTCTCAGCAAATGAAACCGCCACGTTTTTTAGGCTGACCAAACCCAAAACCACTGTTGCAAACCTAAAAATAAGCCGAAAGTATTGTCAGGATGCATCAGTACATTTGTAGCTCTCCACCAGACTCTCCCAGGAGTCAGCCCAGGCAGGCCGTACTCCTGaccaccctccaccccctccagtgCCATGTTGGGCCCCACCCTTCAGGAAAcagtccccaccaccaccccttgtAAGGAGGTCTGGGGTTCTGGTATGACCAgaccatcagccccagaaggaggCATGGTTACTCTCAAACCATTATGACATTACTTCCGTGACCACTCCAGAAAGAATCTGCTCAAACGTATGCAGCACTGAGATCCACACCACCACCCTGGCCatgaagctcagttggttagaccatccTCCCAatagccaaggttgtgggtttgatctcccctggtcagggcacatagaggaatcgaccaatgatggcatgaataagtggaacaacaaatcgatgtctttctctccttttccttctccctaaaatcaatttaaaaaaattaaaaatcagccctgggccctggccagttggctcagcggtagagcgtcagcctggcgtgcgagggacccgggttcgattcccagccagggcacataggagaagcgcccatttgcttctccacccccccccccttcctctctgtctctctcttcccctcccgcagccaaggctccattggagcaaagatggcccgggcgctggggatgactccttggcctctgccccaggcgctacagtggctctggttgcggcagagcgacgccccagagggacagagcatcgacccctggtgggcagagcggcgcccctggtgggcatgccgggtggatcccggtcaggcgcatgtgggagtctgtctgactgtctctccccgtttccagcttcagaaaaatacaaaaaaaaaaatcagccctggccagatagcgtggttggttagagctttgtcctgaagcacagaggttgctggttcaatccgcagtcagggcacatacaggaacagatcgatgttcctgtctctctctctcccttcttcgctcttgaaaattaataaataaaagttatttttaaaattaaaagtcagTTGGCATTACATGTGCagctttactttatttttacttcttttgagagagagagacagaaacataaagttgctcctgtatgtgccctgatatgGGAACTGAACTGGTAACCTTCACACTctgggacaatgttccaaccaactaagctatccagccagggcttaattttttaaaaatttatttattgattgagacagagaaaggaagagagagaggagatgtggaaagggaagcattcatttgttttactcagtcgtgcatttattggttgcttcccatgtgtgccctgaacggggatcgaacccacaacgtTGTAGTTTTCGGAAGACGTTCTTAACCAGCtaaactaactggccagggttgtgcagcttaatttaaaaaaaaaaaaaaaaagatccataaACCCGGGTATATTTGTTGTCCTAAAATGTAGAATTTAGAGAGTTTGCATTGCAAACTCACCTACAATCACCTAACAATAATGTCAGTTAAGTTTGGTGACGGACGTAACTCATAAACAAAGGTATTTTAAATAACGTGTATGAAGAGCTCAGACCCGCGACCAATGGTAAGCCTCCTTACCTCATGAGGCCCACGAACAGCATGGTCATGATGAAGTTGGGTGGGTACGAGAGACGGGCCTTGTGCTGATACAGACAGCAAGGAACAAATATCTTCAAGCACCCGATACACGTGGTGGACAGCATCTGCACAGCACCTGTCAGCCAGAGGAGACAGGAGCAAGAGACCATGCTCAAACATATGCGGCACCAAGATCCACACCACCACCCTGGTTGTGGCCTCGGCCCGGGCAGACATTGGCCGCAGACTCCTAACCCCCAGGCCGCGCAGCTGCTCACCTAGCATGCTGGGCTCGCCCTCCAGCAGGGACAGGATGTACTTGTTGAGGAAGAGGGTGCAGAAACTGAGAAAGAACCAGAGCGTGAGGTAGAGCAGGGCCCGTGAGCTCCACACCCCCAGGTCTGATTCGATGACAGTGGACTCAGTGATGGTGACAGTCAGCACGCTCTCCTCGGGGGCACTGTCGCTCTTGGTGAAAACGATCTTCTCATTTCGGTGGCCAAACAGAGAGCTCCAGCTGAAGGGCAGCATTCCCCGGGGTGTCTCTTCGGGGCCTGGGGCCAGCTCTGCCGGGGCTGGGGGCTTTGTGGACTCTGACATGATGTCTCAGTGGGTGCGTCCTTATCTCAGCCACAATGACAGAGAACGGTGGACAGTGCACCCTGTCGGCATGCTACCGGCAAAGAGCAGGAGTGCGCTGACATGTAAGGAAAGCGAACGTGTTACTCACGTGACATTTAACACCCCTAAAACTCTTCATCaccaatttaaaataactttaaaaacatgaataCTGAATTCACCTTATTTCCAGACTGATGTGTCAGCCCACTGCCCTGAAACAGCAGCACGGACAATAGGGGGGTTCCTCCTCCCCAAAGTTGACAAAACCAAAACCTTCACACATACACCCCTTCCCGGGTCCCCAAGGTCTCATCCTGGCTGCTCAGGCAGGACCCACAGGCCCGTCTCCCCATCTTGTGGCTCTCGGACCCCTGGCCCTGGAGACCCCACAAGGCTGCTCCTCCTGGAGTGGCCTGGCTCTGCCAGGTTTGGCCCCTCAAGAAAgcctctcgccctggccggttggctcagcggtagagcgtcggcctggcatgcgggggacccgggttagattcccggccagggcacataggagaagcgcccatttgcttctctaccccccccctccttcctctttgtctctctcttcccctcccgcagccaaggctccattggagcaaaaatggtccgggcgctggggatggctccttggcctctgccccaggcgctagctagagtggctctggtcgcggcagagcgacgccccggaggggcagagcatcgccccctgatgggcagagcctcgcccctggtgggcgtgccaggtggatcccggtcaggcgcatgcgggagtctgtctgactgtctctccccgtttccagcttcagaaaaaaaaaaaaaaaaagaaagcctctcatCGGGCCCCAACAGCATCGGGCCCCAATAGCATCTGGCATGGCAAGTGTCACTGTGCCCTATGGCTGTTGCTGAGTTTCCAAACCAAAGGGTAAGGAGCAAGTGCTCAGGCAGCACTCTTGGGGTCGACAACCAGCACAGAAGGGAGCCATGTCTCGGGCCCGAGGACAATCCATGGCTCTCCCTCTCATGTCACAGAATGGAGCACGAGTTCACATGTGTGTACTTTCACCATAGCAGCAGGTCCCTGACCCTTGTCAGTCCCACTGATGCTGCCCCACTGAGAAGCCCAGGGGCCCAACACACCTTGATCATGTTTGCTCCGGTCACAGATTTAAGGGATAGGCAATTGCCACCTGACTGGCTGACAGGTTCTCCTTGTTTTATAAACAGACACAGGCCCACAACACTGCTGTACAGCATTTCCTGCATAAACCCCCACGGTCAGGGTCCGCTCTGCAGACCCTCAGGCTGTGCTGCTGTCTACATCAAGCAGGGTCTAATGGCCTCCCTCCTGACACAGGTGTGTGTGGTCCTGGTGCTGTGGTGTGTGCGGCTAACACACCAGGTGCAAACCAGCAGGAGAGACGCTGAGGTTGGGGACTCACAGGGCAGCACGATCATGAGGGTATTTTTGGCTCCTCTGCTGGTTCTCAAGTGTGGCCCAGAGGAGAGCCACTGCTCTGGGCCATCCTGCTGAGGCCCCCCACACTGCCGAGACCTCCACAGTGCTGCCAATGTCACCAACGGGCTCCAGGCTGAAAACACCCACCCCAGATCCAAATGGTCACAAAGTGACCATCAAGAGTCActgcgaggccctggccggttggctcagtggtagagcgtcggcctggcgtgcaggagtcccgggttcgattcctggccagggcacacaggagaagcgcccatttgcttctccacccctccccctctccttcctctctgtctctctcttcccctcccgcagccgaggctccattggagcaaggatggcccgggcgctgaggatggctctgtggcctctgcctcaggtgctagagtggctctggatgcaacagtgacaccccagaggggcagagcatcgcctcctggtgggcatgccgggtggatcccggtcgggcgcatgcaggagtctgtctgactgtctccccgtttccagcttcggaaaaatgaaaaaaaaaaaaaaaaaggagtcactGCAAGTGACAGGGAACAAGGAATAAAGAGGAAACCGAATACGTGGCCCAGGCCAGCCAGGCCGGCCGGGGTTGGGGGCCCTTCAGACACTCACAAAATCTGCTCTCAGATGGAGCTGCACATAGCACATTCTGTTGGGAGCCAAACAAGAGCGAAACACAGCCTACATGTCTGCCAACAGGGAAATGAACAGCGGGGTGTGCGTGGACTGCTGCCACTGTACCCGCACCAGAGCTGCAGGGCCCGGCATGACAACACACGTCACAGAAGGAAACACACAAACACAGCTCCCCAGGTGCTGGTAAACCGGCCAGAGCACCACATACTGTCTAGAAACGAAAGTATCAAATGTCTTGGAAAAAAGAGGAAGCCTGAGCCTGTGATTCTGCATCGCAGGGGAGGGGTCACAGCACTGATGTGGCAAGGGCGTGGTATAAAGCACACAGCGCACATGGACAGGCACTGCGTGCGCTATTGTCCACCCTGCTCTGCAGGGTCAAGGTTCATACTGGGAAAAGCACCCTGACTAGCCGGCAGAAACCCATCATCAGAAACACGGCGCCAGGGTGTCCGCGAGCCGCAGGGGGCCCTGGCATCCGAGACACGACAGCTTGTCCAGGCCAGAGCCCGCGGGTTAGAGCCAAACCTCCGTCTTTATTACTGATTCCAGTTTCAAACTGATCAACTTGCaatgagggaaggaggagagaccAAGGGAGGGTGGGGTGGCCGCATTTCTGTGCAGATCTGACCAGTCCGTGTGCCCCACGTCCCGAAACTATGCGTGTCCGGAGCCAACTTCACCAGGAGCGCCTCTCCAACAAGGGCTCAGCAGCAGTGGAGCCGCGGTTCCACTGACCCACACGCAGGGCAGCCATCGGGCTTCCCGAGTGGACCACAACAGCTGCAGGGACCCCGGGCCCAGTCACATGGGGACCGATGCTTCCAACCCCCACGTCCAGAGCAGGGCCCAGAAAGCCCAGGACAGATGCTCACTCTTCAGACACAATCTTTTCATGACACTCGAACCTCCACAAACAGCCCACCAGCCCAGAGACGAACCGCTGTGACGACTGAGAGAGTGGCCGGTGCAGGGACGTTGACCTCACCTGGCTTGCACGACCAGCCGAGGGGATGGGGCCCCCAAGTCTGCACGGTTACCGTTTTGCATGCAAGTGCTTCTAGGGTCACAGCGAGGGCTCAAAacgattttaaaaatgaaagtaacatTTTCTGTGTCTTGCTCCTTCCTGACAAGACACTGAACCACTGCCAGGCCTCCACGGCCGGTAGTTTTCTCTTCAATGTAAACCCGCC
It includes:
- the SLC35E2B gene encoding solute carrier family 35 member E2B isoform X1; its protein translation is MSESTKPPAPAELAPGPEETPRGMLPFSWSSLFGHRNEKIVFTKSDSAPEESVLTVTITESTVIESDLGVWSSRALLYLTLWFFLSFCTLFLNKYILSLLEGEPSMLGAVQMLSTTCIGCLKIFVPCCLYQHKARLSYPPNFIMTMLFVGLMRFATVVLGLVSLKNVAVSFAETVKSSAPIFTVIMSRMILGEYTGLLVNLSLVPVMGGLALCTATEMSFNILGFSAALSTNIMDCLQNVFSKKLLSGDKYRFSAAELQFYTSASAVVMLVPAWIFFMDLPVIGRSGKSFSYTQDVVLLLLMDGVLFHLQSVTAYALMGRISPVTFSVASTVKHALSIWLSIIIFGNKVTSLSAVGTVLVTAGVLLYNKAKQHQRDTMQSLALAASRIPEDSTEPLIPKDPRAHH
- the SLC35E2B gene encoding solute carrier family 35 member E2B isoform X2; protein product: MSESTKPPAPAELAPGPEETPRGMLPFSWSSLFGHRNEKIVFTKSDSAPEESVLTVTITESTVIESDLGVWSSRALLYLTLWFFLSFCTLFLNKYILSLLEGEPSMLGAVQMLSTTCIGCLKIFVPCCLYQHKARLSYPPNFIMTMLFVGLMRFATVVLGLVSLKNVAVSFAETVKSSAPIFTVIMSRMILGEYTGLLVNLSLVPVMGGLALCTATEMSFNILGFSAALSTNIMDCLQNVFSKKLLSGDKYRFSAAELQFYTSASAVVMLVPAWIFFMDLPVIGRSGKSFSYTQDVVLLLLMDGVLFHLQSVTAYALMGRISPVTFSPWLPQPAHWCLCWLVNWKI